A genomic window from Punica granatum isolate Tunisia-2019 chromosome 2, ASM765513v2, whole genome shotgun sequence includes:
- the LOC116194458 gene encoding protein ENHANCED DISEASE RESISTANCE 2-like yields MGDSKTESKMEGWLYLIRSNRFGLQYSRKRYFVLKDCWLKSFKTLPINDEEEPIRSAAIDSCIRVTDNGRECIQRKVFFIFSLYNTSNHNDQLKLGASSPEEAARWIRSLQDAAAKERPNPAMDFVSYSKRGWPYFRICTPSRKHCRKFSMDWTSCSSMHTEAMTSDVVAPSPWKIFGCQNGLRLFKESKDWDSGRRHWDDHPAIMAVGVVDGTSEAIFRTLMSHGPSRSEWDFCYYRGNVVEHLDGHTDIIHEQLYSDWLPWGMKRRDLLLRRYWRREDDGTYVILYHSVFHKKCRPQKGYIRACLKSGGYVITPINQGKQSLVKHMLSVDWKFWKLYLRPASARAITIRMLERVAALREMFKSKSGKFSSEYSCGELTRDIVLPQSEEEVKKEVQALEDSIPEDEVERPVSQTASLMEMHDTADEFFDVPEPADYDHLENEWSTELSPELESPNLCQPKFASAACLVKKLHDLAVQKKGYVDLQDSARDESTPCCYGATLQNDPTCSLPCSWAGGDPSSFLIRGENYLQDHQKIKATTTLMQMVGADWLRSDKREDDLAGRPGGIVHRYAARCSPEFFFIVNIQVPGTTTHNLAMYYMLKTPLGEHPLLQRFVNGDDAYRNSRFKLIPYISKGSWIVKQSVGKKACLVGQALEINYCRGKNYLELDVDVGSSTVARGVVSLVLGYLNNLVIEMAFLVQGNTPDELPECLLGTCRINHLDALKSVPVEQ; encoded by the exons GAACCCATTCGAAGTGCTGCTATAGACTCGTGCATACGGGTTACAGACAATGGAAGAGAATGCATTCAGCGAAAA gtgttctttattttcagcCTTTACAATACATCTAATCACAATGATCAGCTCAAG TTGGGAGCAAGCAGTCCAGAAGAGGCAGCAAGATGGATTCGCTCGTTGCAGGATGCTGCCGCCAAG GAACGCCCAAATCCTGCGATGGACTTCGTTTCCTATTCTAAGAGGGGATGGCCATATTTCAG GATTTGTACCCCTTCAAGGAAGCATTGTCGCAAATTCTCTATGGATTGGACATCGTGCTCCTCTATGCATACAGAGGCAATGACATCTGATGTTGTTGCTCCTTCTCCATGGAAAATATTTGGTTGTCAAAATG GGCTTCGCCTTTTCAAGGAATCGAAAGACTGGGATTCGGGTAGAAGG CATTGGGATGACCATCCAGCAATAATGGCCGTTGGAGTGGTTGATGGTACTTCTGAGGCCATTTTCCGAACGCTGATGTCTCATGGTCCCTCCCGCTCAGA ATGGGATTTCTGCTACTACCGAGGGAATGTGGTCGAGCACCTTGATGGTCACACTGATATCATTCACGAACAGTTGTACAGCGACTGGCTTCCCTG GGGGATGAAAAGGAGAGATTTGCTTCTGCGCCGATACTGGAGAAGGGAGGATGATGGCACATATG TTATTCTCTACCATTCGGTTTTCCACAAGAAGTGCCGGCCACAGAAAGGCTATATTCGAGCTTGCCTTAAAA GTGGAGGCTACGTGATCACTCCTATAAATCAAGGAAAACAATCACTTGTGAAGCACATGCTTTCTGTTGACTGGAAGTTCTGGAAATTGTATTTACGGCCAGCATCAGCCCGAGCCATTACAATTCGTATGCTTGAGAGAGTTGCAG CATTAAGGGAGATGTTTAAGTCCAAATCAGGGAAATTTTCATCGGAATATTCGTGCGGGGAGTTGACGAGAGACATCGTGTTGCCTCAAAGCGAGGAAGAAGTCAAGAAGGAAGTTCAGGCACTGGAAGATAGCATCCCTGAGGATGAAGTGGAGAGACCGGTTTCTCAGACTGCGAGCTTGATGGAAATGCACGACACTGCTGACGAATTCTTCGATGTTCCCGAGCCAGCAGATTATGATCACTTGGAGAATGAGTGGTCAACCGAACTGAGTCCAGAGCTTGAGTCTCCG AATCTGTGCCAGCCGAAGTTTGCTTCAGCTGCCTGCTTGGTGAAAAAGCTTCACGATCTTGCTG TTCAGAAGAAAGGTTACGTGGATCTGCAAGATTCGGCTCGAGATGAGAGCACGCCCTGCTGTTACGGAGCTACTCTTCAGAACGACCCGACTTGCAGCCTGCCTTGCAGTTGGGCCGGTGGCGATCCTTCTTCATTCTTAATACGTGGAGAAAATTACTTGCAAGACCACCAAAAG ATTAAGGCAACAACCACTCTGATGCAAATGGTCGGTGCGGATTGGCTGAGATCCGACAAGCGAGAGGATGATCTTGCTGGTCGTCCTGGTGGTATTGTTCAT AGATACGCTGCACGTTGCAGCCCAGAGTTCTTCTTCATTGTGAACATACAG GTCCCAGGCACAACGACGCACAACTTGGCTATGTACTACATGTTGAAAACGCCACTCGGAGAGCATCCTTTGTTGCAGAGGTTTGTCAATGGTGATGATGCCTATAGGAATTCAAGGTTTAAGCTCATTCCCTATATCTCCAAG GGTTCATGGATAGTCAAGCAAAGCGTTGGAAAGAAAGCGTGTTTGGTCGGTCAAGCGCTCGAAATAAATTATTGCCGGGGAAAGAACTACTTGGAG CTTGATGTCGACGTTGGGTCTTCAACTGTGGCAAGAGGAGTGGTCAGTCTCGTTCTTGGCTACCTGAACAATTTGGTCATCGAGATGGCTTTCCTAGTACAG GGCAACACACCTGATGAGCTCCCTGAATGCCTTCTTGGCACATGTCGAATCAACCACCTCGATGCATTGAAATCAGTTCCAGTCGAGCAATGA